ACCCCCAGCAGAAGGACTACAACTGGTTTACGGCTGACCTCGTGCACTGGACCACGCCCAAGGGCTATAGGGCCACCGGCGTGCTCTACAAGCCCGAGAACTTCGACCCCGCCAAGAAATACCCAATGGTGGTGTATTTCTACGAAAAGCTTTCCGACGGCCTTTACAAGTACACCGCCCCCGCCCCCACGCCTTCCCGCCTCGACATTGCCATGTTTGCCAGCAACGGCTACCTGGTCTTCACCCCCGACATCAGCTACACCATCGGGGAGCCGGGCCCGTCGGCTATGGAATTCATCAACTCCGGCGTAGAGGATCTGAAGAAAAACAGCTGGGTCGATGGGGCCCACATCGGCCTGCAGGGCCAGAGCTGGGGCGGCTACCAGGTGGCCTACCTCATCACTCAAACCAATATGTATGCCGCGGCCTGGGCCGGCGCGCCCGTCGTGAACATGACCTCGGCCTACGGCGGCATCCGCTGGGAGTCGGGCATGAGCCGGCAGTTTCAGTACGAGCACACCCAGAGCCGGATCGGCGGCACCTTGTGGGACCAGACGGACCGTTACATCCAGAACTCCCCCTTGTTCCACCTGCCCAAGGTGCAGACGCCGGTGGTGATTATGTCCAACGACGCCGACGGGGCCGTGCCGTGGTACCAGGGCATAGAAATGTTTACCGACCTGCGCCGCCTGGGCAAGCCCGTGTGGCTGCTGCAGTACAACGGCGAGGCCCACAACCTGGTAAAGCGCGAAAACCGCAAGGATATTTCGGTGCGGGAGCTGCAGTTCTTCGACCATTACCTCAAGGGTGCTCCGGCCCCGGTATGGCTGCAGCGCGGCGTGCCCGCCGTGGAAAAAGGCCGCAACTGGGGCCTGGAAACCACGTCGAGCAGTGCGGTAAAAACGGCACCGTAAGCTTAGGACAAACCCAAAAAAGAACGTCATGCTGAATTTAGCATGACGTTCTTTTTTCTTGTGGCTCCTACCTAGCTTTACACCTCTTGCACCTGTGGCAGCCAGGTTACGAACTGGCGCAGACCTTCGGTCAGGCTGGTTTGGGGGGCGTAGCCGAGCAGGGTCTGGGCTTTGCGAATGTCGGCGAAGGTGATGTCCACGTCGCCGGCCTGCGGGGGCTCGAAGCGTAGCTCGGGCTCGATGCCCACAGCCTGCCCCACGGCCTCGATGAGTGTGAGCAGGGGCACGGGGCGGCTGTTGCCCAGGTTCACGGTTTCGAACACGCCGTGGTTAGTCAGCAAATACTGCAAGCCGCGGGCAATACCATCCACGGTATCGGCCACGAAGGTATAGTCGCGGGCGGTGCTGCCGGTGCCGAACACCGGAATGGCTTGCCCAGCCTGTAGCAGACGCACAAACTTGTGAATGGCCAGATCGGGGCGCTGCCGGGGGCCGTACACAGTAAAGAAGCGCGCATTCAGCGCATCGAGCTGGTAGAGGTGATGATAGGTATGCACCAGCTGCTCGCCGGCCAGTTTGCTGGCGGCGTAGGGCGAAATGCAGGTAGCCAGCGTGTTCACATCCTCCCGAAAAGGCTTCTCGGCCGAGTTGCCATACACCGACGACGAGGAGGCAAAAAACAGCTTACGAACGCCTCGCTCCCGCATCCATTCGAGCAGGTGCAGAGTGCCCATAACATTGTTTTCCACGTAAGCGGCCGGCTGCTGCACCGAGGGCCCCACGCCGGCTTTGGCCGCCAGATGCACCACAATATCGGCCTGTACGGCGGGCAAGGCGGCCGGGCCCCGGCGCAGGTCAGCTTCGTAGAAGGTGAAGTGCGGGTGCTGGGCAAAGGCCGCCAGGTTCTGCTCCTTCACCGCCCGTGGATACAGAGAATCAAAGTTGTCGAGGCCTACCACGCGGTAGCCGTCGTGCAGCAGCCGCTCGCACAAGTGGGAGCCGATAAAGCCGGCGCAGCCCGTAACAAAAACAGTAGATAGTGGCAAGCAGGTAGAAACGTAAGGATAATCGCCGGGCAAAAACAACGAGCAAATCGGTAGTGCTGGTTCAGCTTGCTTCAACGAAAAGGAGGCAGTAGGGTAATTGGCAGGCAAGCTAGGCAAAGATGACCCGCTTTCCATCTACCCGCCTCCTATAACCCGGTATTGTGACCGTAGTTTTCCCGATTGGCCTGGGGCAGGTGTCAGATGGGGGCAATTTTGTACAGGCTTGGTTTCAACAACTTTGTATATATTATCCTACTCTTACCCCCGTCCTCTATGCTCCACACCTCTTGTACCCGCGCTCATGTCAGATTCGAAACCGGCTTCTTCAGCCGCCTCAGACCCGGGCTTACTCATCTCCTATGACGAGGGCCTTGCCTACGTTCAGCATTGGCTGAGCTCCCTTATGCACGGAGACTTAAAGCCCTGGACCGAAAAACAACAACTCAACTATTCCATGATTGTGAACCTCAAGAATGGCCGTATCCCGCGGCCCATTCCCCGATTGATTCAGAAAATCATGGCCATACTCGGCATCGAGCTGGAAGCCAAACGCGTCAGAAGGGGAACTGACTACGTTGTGCAGTTTGCCATTCGGGACCCCAAGCAAATCCAACTCTTCCGCGCCCAAGCTTCTTCCTGATGCCTCCCGTATCCGGCCCCCGAGTTTGGGCACGGCGCACGAATTTCACTTTTTTAGGGCCTTTGGATCATCTACCGGTAGTTTTTCCGCTCAGGACGGTGGTAAGCTAGGTGTTCCAAGCCCCCTGAAATTAAGAGAAGCCTTACAGTCCGGTGTGGTAGTTGGCCTGACTACCACACCGGACTGTACTTTTATGCTGGCTTTAGCCCCTTCGATATGCACCCAGCGGCCCAGGCTACATGGTCATGAGCTACGGAAGGAAGCTTGGGGAAATAGCGGGGCGCTGAACAGCCCAGCTAGAACTTTTGCCGTACTGCGCTATGCCGCCTGCCGGTCGGCCACCTGTGTACTTCTATGCTTTTGCCGATGAAAGGCTTCTATACCATCCTGCTGCTGACCATCTCCAACCTGTTCATGACCTTCGCCTGGTACGGGCACTTACAGTTCAAGAAGATTTCGTGGCTGCACGGCCTGGGCCTGGTCGGCGTGATTCTGATTAGCTGGGGCCTGGCCTTTTTTGAGTACGTGTTTCAGGTGCCTGCCAACCGCCTGGGCTTCCAGGAAAATGGCGGCCCCTTCAGCCTGTTTCAACTCAAGGTGATTCAGGAAGTGGTGAGCTTGACGGTGTTCACGCTCTGCGCCGTGTACGTATTCAAAACCGATAAACTGGGCTGGAACCACCTGTTGGGCTTCGGGCTGCTGGTGGCGGCCGTCTACGTCATCTTCAAGAAGTGGTAGGGTAGCCGTAGCGTTGACCCGGGCCTTTTCACCTAGCCCGGTATAGCCCAGCTTCGGGAAGCGCCGCGCCGGGGCAACTCCCCGAAACTGAATGCGTAGGGAAAGCCGCGGGCCTGTGTAAGGCCTTTCCCGTTTCCTATGCAAAAAATCTACCGCTGGCTGGCCCCGTTGCTGGCTGCTCTATTCCTGCTCCCTTCCTCCCTTCACGCTCAAAAAGTGGGCCTCGTGCTCAGCGGCGGCGGCGCCAAAGGCCTGGCCCACGTGGGCGTGCTCAAGCAACTCGAAAAAAACCGGGTTCCCATCGACTACATCGTGGGCACCAGCATGGGTGCCATCGTGGGCGCCCTGTACGCGGCGGGCTACTCACCCAAGGAAATCGAGGAAATTGTGCTCAAGCCCGAGTTTCAGAACTGGGTGTCGGGGGCGCCGCTCGAAGGCAAGGTGTATAACTACTACGACGTAGACCCCACCCCAGCTGCCCTGCACCTGCGCCTGGCCGTCGACTCGACCCTAAAAACGCGGGTGACGCCCAAGCTGGTCGACGACGTGACGCTGAACTACGTGCTGGCCACCATGCTGGCCCCGGCCGGCGCTATTTCGGGCTACGACTTCAACAACCTACTGGTGCCCTACCGGGCCGTGGCCTCGGAGGTATTTACCCGCGAAAAGGTGGTGCAGCGCAGCGGCTCGTTGTCGGATGCGGTGCGCAACTCCATGGCTTTTCCGCTGGCTTTTCGTCCCATCCGGCAGGCCGACGGCCGCTACCTCTTCGACGGAGCCGTGGTGGACAACTTCCCGACCGGTGTAATGCGCGAAGAATTTAAGCCCGACATCATCATCGGGGTAAACGTGGGCGACGTGGCCTTCAATAAGTACCCCAAGGAAAAGGACGACCAGCTGCTGACCAGCACCCTGGTGTTTCTGGGCTCGAACGTGGCCGATACGACTTCGGTGGGCAAGAACGGCATCTTCATCCAGCCCAACCTGGACGGCATCACCGCCGCCGACTTCAACAAGGTGCGCCAGCTGCTGCAGCTGGGCGAGCAGGCCGCCGATAAGAAGATGGAGCTGCTGCTCAAGCGGATTCCCCGCCGCGAAGACACCCTGGCCCTGCAGCAGCGGCGGCGGGCCTTCCAGGAAAAAGCGCCCCGGCCCGACTTCAAGCAGATAACCGTGCAGGGCCTGCCCCGCCAGCAGCAGGATTTCGTGCGCCGCTTCTTCGTGCGCAACGGCACTAGCTACTCCCCCGGCGACATTGAGGAAGGCTACTACCGCCTGGTCAACAACGACTTCTTCAACAACGTGTACCCCCGCATCCGCTACGACCAGAAGCAGGAAGGCTACGTGCTGGGCATTGATGCCCGCCAGAACAGCAACCTCACTGCCGACCTGGGCGTGATGCTCTCGACCCGCTCGATGAACAACTTCTACATCGGCGGGGCTTACCGGTACCTAAACCGCTACCTCTACACCGTGCGGGCTGATGCCACCATCGGGCGCTTCTACAACGGGGCCCGGGGCTCGTTCCGAATCAGCATTCCGGGCCGGATTCCGCTGTATTTTGAGCCCACCGTCACGTTCAACAACTTCAATTACCAGGACACCGGCGGCCTGCTGGGCTCCACGGCCCAGAACACCCAGCTCAGCCAGCGCGACTTCAAAACCGAGCTCCAGATTGGCTTCAGCCCCAACTACCGCAGCCGCTACACCCTCAGCGGGGGCTTGTTCACAAACCGCGACCAGTACGCCAATACCGACGAAATCAGTTCCAACGCCACCCTCGACCTGGACCGCCTCCAGGGCGTCACGGCGGCCGGCCGCTTCGAGCGTAACTCCCTGAACCGCCGGCAGTATGCCGTTAGTGGCCGCCGCGCCGACTTCAGCGTGCGGGCGGTATCGGCCCAGGAAAAGTACACGCCCGGCACCACCGCCGGCGACCTAACCGAGCGTAGCCGCACCCACAATTTCCTGAAGGCCAGCCTCTTCATTGAACAGTATTTCACCTTCAACAAAGTTGATTCGGTGGGCCGCAAGGTGAATGCCTGGGGCTACATCTTCGATGCCGTGGCTACTACCCAGGGTCCCTTTGCCACCTACCGGGCTTCCCTGACTTCGGCCCCGGCCTTTTTGCCCCTGCCCGACTCCCGCACCCTGTTTCTAGACCGTTACCGGGGTACGGCCTACGCGGCCGTGGGCTTGCGCTATACCAAAGCCGTGCTGGGTCCGGTGGAGTGGCGCACCGAAATCTACGGGCACGTGCTGGTACGGCAGTGGGAGCGGCAGGAAGGCAACACGCTGCTGGCCGAGCGCGGCAATACCATCAGCCGCCCCTACCTCACGGCCATGACCGGCTTTGTGTATCAAACGCCCGTGGGCCCGGCCTCTCTGCAGTTCATCCACTACGACGATGCCGACAACAAATTCGGCGTGTTTGCCCACATCGGCTACGTCCTCTTCCGCGACCGGTCGTTGGATTAAGTGGTGAACTGGTGAGTTTGATGTTCACCGGGTTCTTGCGAGCAGGCACGACATTCCGTGCATGAAGCGGCGTCAATCCGTCCTCTGCTAGTGACAACCGTCCTTTTACCAGAAAGCCCTTTATTCCATCTGGCATAAAGGGCTTTTCACTGAAGGATACTCAGCACATTTCACAGGACGGATTGCCCCGGCTGCGCCTCGCAAGGACACTTTTTCAACTTACCATTTCACCACTTCACTATCTCAC
Above is a genomic segment from Hymenobacter cellulosivorans containing:
- a CDS encoding GDP-mannose 4,6-dehydratase, yielding MPLSTVFVTGCAGFIGSHLCERLLHDGYRVVGLDNFDSLYPRAVKEQNLAAFAQHPHFTFYEADLRRGPAALPAVQADIVVHLAAKAGVGPSVQQPAAYVENNVMGTLHLLEWMRERGVRKLFFASSSSVYGNSAEKPFREDVNTLATCISPYAASKLAGEQLVHTYHHLYQLDALNARFFTVYGPRQRPDLAIHKFVRLLQAGQAIPVFGTGSTARDYTFVADTVDGIARGLQYLLTNHGVFETVNLGNSRPVPLLTLIEAVGQAVGIEPELRFEPPQAGDVDITFADIRKAQTLLGYAPQTSLTEGLRQFVTWLPQVQEV
- a CDS encoding patatin-like phospholipase family protein translates to MQKIYRWLAPLLAALFLLPSSLHAQKVGLVLSGGGAKGLAHVGVLKQLEKNRVPIDYIVGTSMGAIVGALYAAGYSPKEIEEIVLKPEFQNWVSGAPLEGKVYNYYDVDPTPAALHLRLAVDSTLKTRVTPKLVDDVTLNYVLATMLAPAGAISGYDFNNLLVPYRAVASEVFTREKVVQRSGSLSDAVRNSMAFPLAFRPIRQADGRYLFDGAVVDNFPTGVMREEFKPDIIIGVNVGDVAFNKYPKEKDDQLLTSTLVFLGSNVADTTSVGKNGIFIQPNLDGITAADFNKVRQLLQLGEQAADKKMELLLKRIPRREDTLALQQRRRAFQEKAPRPDFKQITVQGLPRQQQDFVRRFFVRNGTSYSPGDIEEGYYRLVNNDFFNNVYPRIRYDQKQEGYVLGIDARQNSNLTADLGVMLSTRSMNNFYIGGAYRYLNRYLYTVRADATIGRFYNGARGSFRISIPGRIPLYFEPTVTFNNFNYQDTGGLLGSTAQNTQLSQRDFKTELQIGFSPNYRSRYTLSGGLFTNRDQYANTDEISSNATLDLDRLQGVTAAGRFERNSLNRRQYAVSGRRADFSVRAVSAQEKYTPGTTAGDLTERSRTHNFLKASLFIEQYFTFNKVDSVGRKVNAWGYIFDAVATTQGPFATYRASLTSAPAFLPLPDSRTLFLDRYRGTAYAAVGLRYTKAVLGPVEWRTEIYGHVLVRQWERQEGNTLLAERGNTISRPYLTAMTGFVYQTPVGPASLQFIHYDDADNKFGVFAHIGYVLFRDRSLD
- a CDS encoding DMT family protein, with protein sequence MKGFYTILLLTISNLFMTFAWYGHLQFKKISWLHGLGLVGVILISWGLAFFEYVFQVPANRLGFQENGGPFSLFQLKVIQEVVSLTVFTLCAVYVFKTDKLGWNHLLGFGLLVAAVYVIFKKW